CGTCACCAAGGGAATGATGTGTGTCCAATTCCCGGAAGAACTAAGATCGAAAATCTCAACCAAAACATTGGAGCTTTAGCGGTAAAACTCACACCTCAAGAACTGGCTGTGCTCGAAGGCTTTGCTGCATATGATGTGGTCAAAGGCGATCGTTATGGAAGTGCCTTGGCGACTTGGAAGACCTCTGAGACACCACCCCTCTCTTCATGGAAAGCCTAAGGTCATACCTCTCTCTAAAGCTGCTTTACATGCAATGGATTTGTCGTTATGCTTTTGGAGTCTGCTGtctgtttttgaattttgtgtaaTAAATCTATGatgatcattttttaatgatcaaagaaaaaagagagtagaAGCTCTTTACTTTCAAGATGTCACTATTTATCAACGctaatgaaaagtttatgatAATGGAGTTTTTAGTGTTGGTTTAGTGAAAAGTTTGGTTTcttgaaaacaataataaaaaaatgtgttcgagtagtgatattaaaatgtcattttcatcattataCTCGTggattctttatattttaaaaacgattctttatatatatatattttttaaaatttattctttgtATTTGTATGAACGTAGTTCAACCTTTAACCTCTTAATCAAGGTAGTCTATTgactattttatgtttaatcgAACTATATTTACGTTGGCTATCGATAATAATAGTGTTCATCCACAAAAAGATAATAGCGTTCATgtaatttttatacttttcacattttataattaacgTCGTCTTTCCTTGAAGCTAATATTGATGCGCATGTTCATAAACACTATGgttaaattgaatatatacgATTGatagaattatattaattaggaGATGAGGACTCCTTGTGGAGATGTCAACTCATTAATCTAttggatatttatttatataaaagatttatagAACTATAACATGAAGTAGTTTTGTAGTTTTGTGATGAATTTATAGAACCATACCTAAGAACCCAAATAATGCACCTATATGAACAAGATGAGTAATTTAGGctctaatttgaaatgtttgagTGAGTACGTTATAATAGCTTACCTAAACGTAACAAAAAGTAAGGTTTAAACTCTATTTTTAGCTTAGTGGTTAAACTAAtcaattatttcttcctccgATGTCCGATAACTTGAGTCATCAACTACCAACTCGAATGACTACCTTTGGTGACCGACTACAGTGTTCACTTCGACAGATTCCTTTAGCGACCAACTTCAATGACCACCTCGTGACCAATTGTAGTGATTACTTCGACAACCCAGTCCAACGAAGATCACCTTCGAACATAATTATGACCACCTCTAATTACCAACTATCCAACTCCACAAACCACCTTTTAGCACCTTAAATGGATATAGAGATCATATGAGTTTtatttcccctttttttttcttttcatttacacctttctttccttttttattttgtttctatatagcatttgttaatatattggtatattgatagatattgattgaaatctatttataattaaccaatataaaattttggtatattttgttaatacttttatgaattttatcggaagattaattttctaattaataattccGTTATTTTGAAGTTGGAAGGCCTGCCGGCCAGAcaacaggaaaaaaaaaagggtaaaattcataaattgatttcaatttataaaatttcgcCGGAAAAAGGGCAAAAAGGTAACCCCCAACGACGCAGCAGCCATCAGCTACCAACCACCACTAAATCCGTAGATAAATTGACCCATTCCCCATCTCCTTCTTCCAATCcgaccatttttcttctctccgGCGACCTCATAATGGCTTCTCAAGTTCCTAGAATCAAGCTCGGTTCTCAAGGTCTCGAAGTGTCCGCACAAGGTCTTGGCTGCATGGGCATGTCCGCCTTCTACGGCCCTCCCAAGCCCGACTCCGACATGATCGCTCTGATCCACCACGCCGTCGACCGCGGCATCACTCTTCTCGACACCTCCGACATCTACGGCCCATTCACCAACGAAATCCTCGTCGGTAAGGCTCTCAAGGACGGCTACAGAGACAAGGTCGAACTTGCCACTAAATTTGGAATTAGTTTCGCCGATGGTAAGAGGGAGATCCGTGGAGACCCTGCCTATGTGAGAGCCGCTTGCGAGGCTAGTTTGAAGCGTCTCGATGTTGGCTGCATCGATCTCTATTACCAGCATCGGATTGACACCAGGGTTCCGATTGAAGTCACggtttgttgttttcttccttctaCTCTGTTGCTGCTACGTTCTTTGGATCAGTTTTGCTTGCTATCAATTATATACTGCGTTTTGGTATATTGGTAATTTGAGGATTGAGACCATAATTTGAGATGAAAAGTATGCACTTCCATTTTCATGATTTGGAAATGAAAGCCCACGTTTACCTTGAATTTCTGTCTCATCAAGTTGTAATTAAGAATTGCGAGTTGTCATTATTTCTGAAGGATGATAATTTCATGTCTATTTAAATATAGGTAAGCTTTTATAGGTAGTTACTGTTTAGGTATATATGCCCTTTTCCCCTTCTATTTCTTGATCAACTTTTCCTTCAACTTTTCCTACCtaagatttaatattttacaggTTTTCTTAATATACAAATGTTGTAGTGTTAGGCAGGTTGTTCTTTGAGTTTAGGAAAGTCTTTCAACTTATCATGATGATTTCCCTCTTTTGTCTGTGGAAAGATTGgagaacttaaaaaattagtcGAAGAAGGTAAACCAAgtacataatttaaaataactatgaaatgaaaatttaaaattagttttaatagTGATGAAAATGTAATGAGAAAGTAGGGATTAAAAATGCAATATGGATTGtcatatgtgtatatattgatttgattataGATTGGGGAGCTGAAGAAACTGGTTGAAGAAGggaaaataaagtatatagGTTTATCTGAAGCTTCAGCTTCCACAATAAGAAGAGCACATGCTGTTCATCCAATAACAGCTGTGCAGCTTGAGTGGTCATTGTGGTCAAGAGATGTAGAGGAAGAGATCATTCCTACTTGCAGGTGAGGATTTATTAGTGCCAGTATCTAACCTTTTGCTAGATTGATTGTTGAcctcaatattattttttcaattgtcAAAGGGAACTTGGCATTGGAATTGTGGCATACAGCCCTCTTGGACGAGGCTTCTTCTCTTCTGGGCCCAAGCTCGTCGAAGGTCTCGAAGATAATGATTTCCGAAAGGTTTGCATCTAATTGTTTAGCTTGTACTAAATTggctttattttgtttgaatgaaGTTTAGGATCCTTTTGTTTATGTAATACAAGTTTAGCTCATAATTTCAAAGATGATCAAGCTGTTTTGTGATTGGCAACCCTGTCTGCTGGTGTTTCTCAACCGTTAAATTAAGTATAGAGTGGCCAGTGGAAAGTATCATTGAATTATTCTTAACGCATACTACGGGGTTCTATTGAGaattaaatcattaatttgatactttcttttctattctaATGTAAAGTTTGAGAACGACGTGAGTTTCTTATATGACAAAGAGACATAGCATCAGCATCTGTTAAAGTTAAACTGCTCCCTggttatatttaaactattcagtttcaaaatatttatagtctGCATTACTCTTTATCTTATCaagttgtaataatttttttgtcacTTCCGTTCTTGATAGATAGTGATTTCTATGGTTTTTCTATTCCGTTGGTTGCTTTTTCACTTTACAATCAATGCTGAAGCTTAACTGTCTATGAACATGCTCTTCTTGAGTTAATAAGATTCTGTTTTAAATGTCTTATATTCTGTGTAGCATTTGCCGCGGTTCCAAGGCGAAAATCTAGAGCACAATAAAACTGTGTTTGAGAAGGTCAGTGCTATAGCAGAAAGAAAAGGATGCACCACATCGCAGCTGGCCTTGGCCTGGGTTCACCACCAAGGGGACGATGTGTGTCCAATTCCCGGAACAACTAAGATTGAAAATCTCAACCAGAACATTGGAGCTTTAACGGTAAAACTCACATCTGAAGAACTGGCTGAGCTCGAAGGCTTTGCTGCAGATGATGTGGTCAAAGGCGATCGATATCAAAGTGCCTTTGCGACATGGAAGACCTCTGAGACACCACCCCTCTCTTCATGGAAAGCCTAAGGTCATACCATTGTCTAAAGCTGCTTTACATGATGCTATGGACATGTCATTAGTTTTTGGAGTCTGCTGTCTGTTTTCGAATTGTATAATAAATCTAtgatcatttttaataatcaaagaaaaaagataatagaAGCATCTTTACTTTTATAAGAGCTGAAACTTGAACAAGATGTCACTATTTATCAGCTCTAGCTGGGATGATGTCTTGTATGTATCGTACTCAAACAGGAGAATGTTTATAATAATGGAATTCTTAGCTTTGGTTTAATGGAAAGTTTGGTACGTTCTTGGAaacaataatatgaaaatgtcTTCATAttcaaatgtcatttttattaCATACTTTTGGattctttgtattttaaaatttaaaattttagtttgtgcACTTGTACGGGCGTATTTtatgttgaaaaatataatgcgaacatgttttcaaaatttattgtgaTGGTTAAGagagtaatttttttagattatcagtagaaactaattttaagatttgttgaaataattttaagatttgttgaaagaatatagattgaatttgatttgaaaatacatCAACAATTCAATAAGTTTCAAAGTATAAAGATTAAAGCCACTTTCAAATGTCAGTTGATGTCAAAATGAATATATCCCAACTGATAGAGCTTTTGTACTATCAATTTTGAAGTTAGATGTTCAATTTCGTCATTCTCACGTGTAAAAAAAACCTATGAAGATGGGAGATTGGAAATCTTGGGCTCAAGGTAGAAGTTACACATCAATTACGAGCTTAACTCACCCAGACATTTCTAATAAAATGTTGATCAAACCAATGTGTGCAAACAAAAGGTCTATTGaactctatttttttagtaccTATCTAAACCTAATTGATCAagtatttgtttgttttacatCTTAGGATAATCAAACCTACTCAAATGAACCAATTTGATTGAGAttgtattactttttttttttttgtataaatgaCCTCTTTAGGTTCGAGTGTATTACTGATGACTCATCTCTCACAAAAGTATGAAATCTAACATTTTGCTTATGTCAAATTTGACACCACATTTTTACTACTTATCATGGTAGGAATGACATTTCTATTGTAACATTATCTCATCGTTATTAACATACATTTTTACCACATGTACAGTTTTTTCATGTAACTTATTCGCTTAGGTATGGTCTTGTATATTATGCATCGACCAACACTAACGTGatctcatttttgttgttaCAATTTCTCGTGAACATAGGTGGAGAAAACTCAATCATTATCACATTAGAGCTATAATAGATATTGTCATATCTAACGTGATAAgttagataaaaaaagaagggacTTGATgtaagtaaaaagaaaatttgatttcatactttttgaGGTATCAATCATAAACGAGCTCCTCAATAGGTGACTCGTACGAAAATCTtgagattttgtttgtttacttttttttcaattttcccaTGCACTTCTACAACCTAGAGGTTGGCTATAGATCAGACCGTAGACCGTACCcaatatataaagaatgtgATTAGTCTGCATACTATTCATACAATAGGAACTTTGTTTCTCCATTGATACAAGTTAGAAATATTCAACAACATATAGCTAAAATgagacaaaaaaataatattacgCTGAACTAAGAACACTCAACTTCATGAGAATTATTATCTAgtcaaaataaaccaaagaaaTCTACTAATTTCCTGTTGCTTGGATTTACAATAAAACACTAAGAACTGAGATCAAAATCACCATGCTTGTTTTATATAAATCCAAgcatttcaaactttttcatGTTCATATCAGCAAAATCAACAGTCGGATCTTTACCTTCCTCAATCCCTTTCCTTACCCTCTCCACTCTCTCAAGAATCCCTTTAACTGCTATATCAAAAGCATCTTCAAAACTCTCTAATCTTGATCTGGGATCTGCATAAACCACCCTAGGAATCATTTTAACAACCTGATTTCTCATCTCCAAAACTTCCTTACTAGAAATTCCCTCCAAAACCTCACTTACATTCACCTCTTTCTCTTTAACCCTCTTTGAAGGAATAAAAACAGAGTATTTTTTGTGATCCTTTGGAAGATGCCAAATGTATTGTGCGTAAGCTGTTCCAGGGTGAAAGAAAACAGGTATACAACCAGCTAAAATAGCATCAAAGATTGATCTTCTTGTAAATGAATCCCCTGGTGGTTGCAAGCAAAAAACTGAGTTCAAAAATGTGTTTATCACTGCTACAGGATCACCACATTTCTTCTCTCCAGGGATACATGCCAAAAAGTAGCAGCTTTTTGAAGCTTTGCACTGATTTATGAGTTCCCCTCTAATGGAGGTTTCTTGTGTTGGCCTTGGTCCTCCTATgaaggagaaaaggaaaggtCTTTTCTGTCTTTTCACCTTCCTTTGCCATTCTATGATTTGGGAGTCACTTGAAGGATGGAAATCAGTGGGATACGGGATTGCATAATCATTGTTCCAATATCCTGTTTCTATTGTTAGCATTGTCATGTTTTTAGGCTCTGGTAAAAGCATTAGCTTTGATCCCCAGTCTGagtcattttcattatttcttctGAAATCCCAAGTGATTCTTCCTCCAATGAAGAAATGGTCTCTACCCCACAGGGATTTCCATTCTGATGTATGTGAAAGCCATTTACCTAATTCAACTGGGCCTTTGTCTCTTATTGAAGCATTGAATCCCCAAAGATATGGGCCAACATCAAGGCCTGCATAGAATGGCACAAAAATTGCTGCTGCTTTAAAAGAATCCTTTGTTAAGCATTTGTATTGCTTCATTCTCTGGTGGAAAATGACTTCCAATGCAAATTGGTTGGTGTAAAACCAGCCTTTGTTTGTTAAAACTCTTTTGGGGTTTTGAACTTTTGGTCCTAATCCCATGTTTTCCCACATAAATCTGCAAACTTCTGACCATTTCAAATGAGGTAATCTGCAGTTCTCAACTAAGTCTTCATTGAATTTCTTGGGAAGATTATGAACGTAAATGTATTTTCCTATGCATGATGGATCCTCTGTTTTCAGTGGAACTGTTTTTGGCAGTTGAACAGCATGAGATTGAGATGGTTTGGTTTTTACTGATCTGCCTCTTCGACGAACAGCTCGTTTTCTTGATCTTCTACCTGGACGAGAATTAGTGGAGGAAATGGTTTGAGTTTTGACAATGGCTTCTTTTTCTGGGTTTTGGTCAATGGAGGAGCTTTCGCTATCGGTTACAATGGCTTCTTTTTCTGGTTTTGTATCGTTGGTGGGGTTTAAAGAAACGGGCGATGAAGAATTTGAGAAGTCATCGGTTAAGTGGGTGACTTCATTCTTTCTTGTTTCATACAAGGCAGAGTAATCAAAGAAGAAcaatacaaaacataaaatgaagGAGGTTAGTGCAATAAAACGAATTGGATTAGTGCATTTTGGAACTATAATCTTCTGCATTTTTCAGCTGCTTTTCAATGGACTTAACCACCTAAAAACATTAGCACAAATTTTTTTACGTAACAACTCACTATAACAAACGACAACTTTGAGAGAAGGATGCCTCCTCTCTTGACAAAGAAGTTTAGTAAAATAGCTCCATAACTTCAAGAGAAACGATGAAACAACAAATTGTAGTAACAAAACTCGAACACACAACACAGGTTTCCACAAAGTCGTAATACCATGTATGGAGGCCAACACTCTACAACGAGAGTGAGCGTAATGATGTCGGCCCTACGATGACAAGTGAGAAATAGAATATATGGGATTATAAAGAAGGCATTAAAGGaccaaaagagagagaaaaaaaaccccCTTCAAATGGTGGTGAAGACAGAGCTATGAGGGAAAAGGAATtgtattatttcttctttagcAGAAACACTGCAACAGGAAGGGATGAAAATGgaggttttttgttttgtttattctttttcttgaaagggaaggaaggagaaagagaggaTGTTGATGGTGAaggaatggaagaaaatgaggaggtttttctttttgagaaaTCCATTGAATGAAAGAATAGAGCCATAGaaggcaaaatatttacgtcCTTCAATGGAAAACCTTCTAAACATAACCTCTCTTTTATTGCCATTTAATTTCATcccaattttagttttgtatgtttccattttgtttttgtttcgtCCATTACATCCCATCCTCAAAAACAGTCATATTCTAGTTCCTCCACATAGTTGAAGTTAGAGGTGAAAACGGTTCGGTTCAATTTGGCCAAACCTAACCACATAATTCAGTTCGATTTAAGAAACAACTATATTTTTACTCTTTGAATGGTCATCCATagttaaagtatttatttgttttttttagctcaTCAACGTGTGACTATGGATGAGAAGATTCCAACCTATTTAaagcttgttttttttttatttactaaaaaAGTTCTattatcctaatttttttttgaaagaatcaaataactaaaatagGAGAAATTCCAAAGTAGGGAAAGCCACAATGCAATTACTTGggttaataatttttttttctgtttttttcctttttctttttcctactATTGATTATATACCTACttaatattacaatttattatgtatattaggtctagttttatatttttttacaaaacaaaaaaaacttgtgcttatttttagaagaaaaaaaagatgtttatTTCCCCCACATTTGCTTTTGGATGAAGTGTAAAGACAATCAAATAATACTTTTGAAGGTTGAAAGATACGTAATACACACATATGCATGTTTTTAACCTGTTTTCAATCTTACTATCCATTATTGCTACTTTTTATATTCGCAATAATAAAAGCAGGtagcaaaaagaaataaagaaaatgagaagtgAAAAACTAACCCTTAAGGTGTGAAAAAGAGAGATCCCAACTCACATGTACAAATATTCTATTTCCATGACTAATGTTTAGGTCTTTTTCccaaaattaactaaaatttaatgcttccattttttattaacaCGACGAACTAACATTTATCGACTCATTACATGTTATAGATGAAGAGATTAAGAGATTAGAGATTGGTATATACATAAGTTTAACACGTTTTTATACCTCAACTTACATGAACATGTATTATTAATCTCGAGTTTTATGATTAACTGTAAATAGAGATTCGaggttgaaagaaagaaagaaaaataatgcaaattATCCTCCACCTTCCTCagttatatttcatatattgttgaacgaagaacaaaaagagaaacaaaaaagaaaacttgaaagCTTTAATGAACCAAAATCATGTGCAGACCTTTTTTAGCCAACACGAGGGAGAGAAAAAGGTccaaaaagttgtttttttcccAATTCATATAAGATGAAAGGTGACTGGAAGGTTGCCGATTGTTATAATCGATTTTGCGGTTCATAATCATAGCtgcttcttcatcatcttcaccCAAATGAAAAGCAAAATCTAAGAAAAAGAGTAGACTGACGGCTTGGAATTTGCGAAGAGTCTTTTCATTTCCTCTGTCTTGTTTGTATGCTTGTCTTTTACTTCAATTATGATAAAAGAGAgcataatttattattatcagtttcatatttcttcttaatttcaCGTGGCTAAGGTCAGATTCATTCTGGGGATTGATTAcctcataaattttaaaatatcttccTTCCATTGGGAACTTGGAAGTTCTATCAATCGAGTGAAAAATCTCACTTtcgttctctctctctctctcgaaTCAATCAATTGTGTTGAATTGGGAATGCTTGTAGTGATACCAGTGATTCTTTTCTCCTTCTAGCAATAATGGGTTCCATTCGTTTTCCACATTGCTTTCGTACTTCTAACAGATTCCCACTCCCCTTTTCTTTGAATTGCCACGGTCGTCACCAGCTGCAATGCCGGAAAAACCCTTTTCGTTTGACTGTTTATTCCCAATCTGggtttctctcttctttttgtaATCATAACAGACGGATTGTTTGTGGGGTTTCCTCTGCTTCTCAAGAAACTATCAGGTTAAGTGAAGACTCTTTTTCTTCCCCTCTCTTTTGCTTTTGATTAGGATTGTTCTTTTATTTGCTTCTTCTGATTAACTCTAATATTTCAGCTATTTGACGATGAAATGGTGTTGGACTTTAACAGGGAAGATGAGGAGCAAAAGATGACCGGGAAACTGGGAAGTGGCGGGAAAGTCCTTCTGAAACTGAGGTTGGCTCACCAAGTTGAATTTGGGGAGTCTGTTGTAATACTAGGGTCGTCTGAAGAATTGGGCTCATGGAAGAATTATACTCTTCTGAATTGGAGCAAGGATGGGTGGGTTTGTGATTTAGAGCACAGGGGGGATGAACGAGTGGAGTTCAAGTTCGTTATTTTGGGGAAGGATGGGAGTGTATCATGGGAATCTGGTGATAACCGGGTTCTCCAGTTGCCTAAGGTAGGGAAATTTAGCTTAGCTTATCAATGGAATAAAACTGGGGAGGTTGTGGAAATGTTGCCCCTGAAATTAGAGGAGATTAATGGAGATGGAACGTTGCCTTTGGATGCAAAAGCcattgaagaaagaaatgaaacgTTGCCATTGGATGCAGAAGGGGTCGACAAAGGAGTTGGAGCGTTGCTTTTTGATGTGAATGAGATTAACGAAGGAGATGAAAAGGACAAGGATGTTGAAGATGGCAATGGATCTTTGGTTGATGAGGCCAGTCCTTTTGTTGGGCAGTGGAAAGGGAAGGAAATCTCATTTATGAGGTCTAATGAACATCACAGCCGAGAATCTGAGCGGGTTTGGAACACTTCTGATCTTAAGGGGTTGGCTCTACAGTTGGTAGAAGGAGATAAAAATGCCAGGAATTGGCGAAGAAAGGTACTTTTCCAGACCCCATCATTCTTACTAATTTATTTCGAGTTTTAAATGATTGAT
This is a stretch of genomic DNA from Cucumis sativus cultivar 9930 chromosome 4, Cucumber_9930_V3, whole genome shotgun sequence. It encodes these proteins:
- the LOC101214285 gene encoding probable aldo-keto reductase 4, whose translation is MASQVPRIKLGSQGLEVSAQGLGCMGMSAFYGPPKPDSDMIALIHHAVDRGITLLDTSDIYGPFTNEILVGKALKDGYRDKVELATKFGISFADGKREIRGDPAYVRAACEASLKRLDVGCIDLYYQHRIDTRVPIEVTIGELKKLVEEGKIKYIGLSEASASTIRRAHAVHPITAVQLEWSLWSRDVEEEIIPTCRELGIGIVAYSPLGRGFFSSGPKLVEGLEDNDFRKHLPRFQGENLEHNKTVFEKVSAIAERKGCTTSQLALAWVHHQGDDVCPIPGTTKIENLNQNIGALTVKLTSEELAELEGFAADDVVKGDRYQSAFATWKTSETPPLSSWKA
- the LOC101219446 gene encoding probable xyloglucan galactosyltransferase GT14, whose translation is MQKIIVPKCTNPIRFIALTSFILCFVLFFFDYSALYETRKNEVTHLTDDFSNSSSPVSLNPTNDTKPEKEAIVTDSESSSIDQNPEKEAIVKTQTISSTNSRPGRRSRKRAVRRRGRSVKTKPSQSHAVQLPKTVPLKTEDPSCIGKYIYVHNLPKKFNEDLVENCRLPHLKWSEVCRFMWENMGLGPKVQNPKRVLTNKGWFYTNQFALEVIFHQRMKQYKCLTKDSFKAAAIFVPFYAGLDVGPYLWGFNASIRDKGPVELGKWLSHTSEWKSLWGRDHFFIGGRITWDFRRNNENDSDWGSKLMLLPEPKNMTMLTIETGYWNNDYAIPYPTDFHPSSDSQIIEWQRKVKRQKRPFLFSFIGGPRPTQETSIRGELINQCKASKSCYFLACIPGEKKCGDPVAVINTFLNSVFCLQPPGDSFTRRSIFDAILAGCIPVFFHPGTAYAQYIWHLPKDHKKYSVFIPSKRVKEKEVNVSEVLEGISSKEVLEMRNQVVKMIPRVVYADPRSRLESFEDAFDIAVKGILERVERVRKGIEEGKDPTVDFADMNMKKFEMLGFI